A genomic window from Lotus japonicus ecotype B-129 chromosome 1, LjGifu_v1.2 includes:
- the LOC130730103 gene encoding uncharacterized protein LOC130730103: MAMALNSALWIAKMAWIALTGWITSCLTIADEFASSLRSGDIGPFHVG; this comes from the coding sequence ATGGCAATGGCACTCAACTCTGCTCTGTGGATCGCAAAGATGGCGTGGATTGCTCTAACTGGCTGGATTACTTCGTGTTTGACCATTGCTGACGAGTTCGCATCCTCTCTCCGTTCTGGTGATATTGGACCCTTCCATGTTGGCTGA